A part of Candidatus Binatus sp. genomic DNA contains:
- a CDS encoding class I SAM-dependent RNA methyltransferase: MPEIEISAMTFGPYGLGHQGGKAVMAPNAVAGDRLDVSIEAERRDYSLAKIRAIVRASPDRRTAPCPYLPRCGGCDWQHIDYAAQVRFKSEMIARELNHALDAAINPADLVAPAPSEFGYRSRIRLKTGPKGLLGFHEANSNAIVPIDSCLVAEPGITMPLHLARSLGKHLDEIEVVRDDARQVLVAYLKKPADAEDLRRASNVLDSDRDLAGIVLRSGAHREIVGDARVIVELEPGLAIDADADLFSQVNRAQNQKLIAAVMAMAAIQPTLPLLDLFCGAGNFSLPAARRGARVTGVDSEAGAISAASRNALRLGFNDAQFIPMKASATAEFLHRARYRPDIVILDPPRTGALDLMEPIVKLKPRMIIYVSCDVTTLARDMRLLTRASYKISSVRAFDFFPNTHHVEIAAQVLLT, from the coding sequence TCGACGTTTCGATCGAAGCCGAGCGCCGCGATTATTCGCTCGCCAAAATTCGCGCGATCGTGCGCGCCAGCCCGGACCGCCGCACGGCGCCGTGCCCGTATCTCCCGCGATGCGGCGGATGCGACTGGCAGCATATCGACTACGCCGCGCAGGTCCGTTTCAAATCCGAAATGATTGCGCGCGAATTGAATCATGCGCTCGATGCCGCGATTAATCCTGCCGATCTGGTCGCGCCCGCGCCTTCTGAATTCGGCTACCGCTCGCGCATCCGGCTCAAAACCGGCCCCAAAGGATTGCTCGGTTTTCACGAAGCGAACTCCAACGCGATCGTCCCGATCGATTCGTGCCTGGTTGCCGAACCCGGCATCACGATGCCGCTCCATCTCGCCCGTTCTCTCGGCAAGCACCTCGACGAAATCGAAGTCGTGCGCGACGACGCTCGCCAGGTGCTCGTCGCGTACCTGAAGAAGCCCGCCGATGCCGAAGATCTGCGCCGCGCGAGCAACGTGCTCGATTCCGATCGCGATCTCGCCGGCATCGTGCTGCGATCGGGCGCGCATCGCGAGATCGTCGGCGACGCGCGCGTGATTGTCGAACTCGAGCCGGGCCTCGCGATCGACGCCGACGCCGATTTGTTCAGCCAGGTGAATCGCGCGCAGAATCAAAAGCTGATCGCCGCAGTGATGGCGATGGCCGCAATTCAACCCACGCTTCCGCTGCTCGATTTGTTCTGCGGCGCGGGCAATTTCAGTCTGCCCGCGGCGCGCCGCGGCGCTCGCGTCACCGGCGTTGATTCCGAAGCCGGCGCGATCTCAGCCGCGTCCCGCAATGCCCTCCGACTCGGCTTCAACGACGCGCAGTTCATCCCGATGAAGGCGTCGGCGACCGCCGAATTTCTGCATCGCGCGCGCTATCGCCCCGATATCGTCATCCTCGATCCGCCGCGCACTGGCGCGCTCGATCTGATGGAGCCGATCGTCAAGCTGAAGCCGCGCATGATCATCTACGTTTCGTGCGACGTGACCACGCTCGCGCGCGATATGCGCCTGCTCACCCGCGCCAGTTACAAAATTTCGTCGGTGCGCGCTTTCGATTTTTTTCCTAACACTCATCACGTCGAGATCGCGGCGCAGGTCCTATTGACTTAG
- the glnE gene encoding bifunctional [glutamate--ammonia ligase]-adenylyl-L-tyrosine phosphorylase/[glutamate--ammonia-ligase] adenylyltransferase, whose translation MLADRLKRRLGNQRLAEQALRTIAARAPDERLAMAFLLKLAEDSSGALKNVLRDRAAASDLIFCLGSSELVATELTYAGAEWAAAFEAARTASASSLIESMRSDPIDAPDRLSASVALAQFNRRMFVRVAIADLLDRIDVADTWRAMSALADECIRAGLELAIRFMGERAKEIGRFCVLAMGKLGARELNLSSDIDLIYLHEPSGSRDSVEAAARLAESLTEMLSPGCFRIDMRLRPGGRNSPLVTPVDGAIGYYQNLGQTWERAALLRARPVAGAIEIGNQLIAELGPFVYRRYLDFDTLRQLRAMKHQIEAELRSPELVEKNIKLGFGGIRELEFIVQSLTLIYGGRDPRLRIEQTIEALEKLDELGYLPSQRANDLAGAYAFLRDVEHKLQVVAGLQTHVLPSQESGMRALAARMGFGKDAQALKEFRARIGAHRTLVASQFRETLAGGEDESAQRPSAAAQSAWNAAQEPAMSAEDLHELGFARAEESSRHLELLSRGPSHALTSPRRRELLERLGPLLLDEMGKLPDPDLALMNLAAFIAAIGARTSFLALLEQHPATRRILLRLFASSAYLSTIFIRHPDMIDTLVRSDLVKARREAAELRDEVRGLVAANADFEGKLDALRAVRHQEFLRIAIADLAGELDTFEVERELTTLAEVVLEEAMSIARGDIASRFKIPATLRLCVIALGRLGAREMSYNSDLDLIFVYGDRAEIAADSREIASRMMQKLIAILESRTREGYAYKLDLRLRPSGNAGPLVTSLEGFREYHRQSSAVWERQALVRARVVAGDRELGKQVEEARAEFVYGRSLSAAEVGEIAAMRTRMQNEIGVEDKTRINIKQGRGGLVDVEFLAQMMALRHGHRHPELRVRNTMGLLAALDKMHLIEPKDARAIEDDYRFLSRLENRLRIESDQPAWALPTSLAALRPLARRMGFEGADAPEQLIKALAERRDRIRAIYERCFTREQQVPA comes from the coding sequence GTGCTTGCCGATCGCTTGAAGCGGCGGCTCGGAAATCAGCGCCTGGCCGAGCAGGCGCTGCGCACGATCGCGGCGCGCGCGCCCGACGAGCGGCTCGCGATGGCGTTCCTGCTCAAGCTGGCCGAGGACTCGAGCGGCGCGCTTAAGAATGTTCTGCGCGATCGCGCCGCGGCGAGCGATCTGATTTTCTGCCTCGGCTCCTCGGAACTGGTCGCGACTGAACTTACCTATGCCGGAGCGGAATGGGCCGCTGCGTTCGAGGCGGCTCGCACAGCCAGCGCGAGCAGCCTGATCGAATCGATGCGATCGGACCCGATCGATGCGCCGGATCGGCTGAGCGCCTCGGTTGCGCTGGCGCAGTTCAATCGCCGGATGTTCGTGCGGGTCGCGATCGCCGATTTGCTCGATCGAATCGACGTCGCGGATACGTGGCGCGCGATGTCGGCGCTGGCCGACGAGTGTATCCGCGCGGGGCTCGAACTCGCGATTCGCTTCATGGGCGAGCGCGCGAAGGAGATCGGACGTTTCTGCGTGCTCGCGATGGGCAAGCTGGGCGCGCGCGAGCTGAATCTCAGTTCTGATATCGATTTGATCTATCTGCATGAGCCGTCGGGCTCGCGCGATTCGGTCGAGGCGGCGGCGCGCCTTGCTGAGTCGCTGACGGAAATGCTCTCGCCCGGATGCTTCCGAATCGACATGCGGCTCAGACCGGGCGGGCGCAACTCGCCGCTGGTGACGCCGGTCGATGGCGCGATTGGCTACTATCAAAATCTTGGACAGACATGGGAGCGGGCGGCGCTGCTGCGGGCGCGGCCGGTGGCCGGCGCGATCGAAATCGGGAACCAGTTGATCGCGGAGCTGGGCCCGTTCGTCTATCGGCGCTATCTCGACTTCGACACGCTGCGCCAGTTGCGCGCGATGAAGCATCAGATCGAAGCGGAACTGCGCTCGCCGGAGCTGGTCGAAAAGAATATCAAACTGGGCTTCGGCGGAATTCGCGAGCTCGAATTTATCGTGCAGTCGCTCACGCTGATTTATGGCGGGCGCGATCCGCGCCTTCGAATCGAGCAGACGATTGAGGCGCTCGAAAAACTCGACGAGCTGGGATACTTGCCGTCGCAGCGCGCGAACGATCTCGCCGGGGCGTATGCGTTTCTGCGCGACGTCGAGCACAAGCTGCAAGTCGTCGCGGGGCTGCAGACGCACGTGCTGCCGAGCCAGGAGAGCGGGATGCGCGCGCTGGCGGCGCGGATGGGATTCGGCAAGGACGCGCAGGCGCTGAAGGAATTCAGGGCGCGAATCGGGGCGCATCGCACGCTCGTCGCGTCGCAATTCCGCGAGACGCTGGCGGGCGGCGAGGACGAGTCGGCGCAGCGGCCGAGCGCGGCGGCGCAATCGGCGTGGAATGCGGCGCAGGAACCGGCGATGTCGGCGGAGGATCTGCACGAGCTTGGCTTTGCGCGCGCGGAAGAAAGCTCGCGGCATCTCGAGTTGCTCTCGCGCGGTCCGTCGCACGCGCTGACGAGTCCGCGGCGGCGCGAGCTGCTCGAGCGGCTGGGCCCGCTGCTGCTCGATGAGATGGGCAAGCTGCCGGATCCGGATTTGGCGCTGATGAATCTCGCCGCATTTATCGCGGCGATCGGCGCGCGCACTTCGTTTCTCGCGCTGCTGGAGCAGCATCCGGCGACGCGGCGAATCCTGCTTCGGCTGTTCGCGTCGAGCGCTTATCTCTCGACGATTTTCATTCGGCATCCGGACATGATCGACACGCTGGTGCGATCCGATCTGGTGAAGGCGCGGCGCGAGGCCGCCGAACTCCGCGACGAGGTGCGGGGGTTAGTGGCGGCGAACGCGGATTTCGAGGGCAAGCTCGACGCGTTGCGCGCGGTGCGTCATCAGGAATTTCTGCGGATCGCGATCGCGGATTTGGCCGGCGAGCTCGATACGTTCGAGGTCGAGCGCGAATTGACTACGCTGGCCGAGGTGGTGCTCGAAGAAGCGATGTCGATCGCGCGCGGCGATATCGCATCTCGCTTCAAGATTCCCGCGACGCTGCGGCTGTGCGTGATCGCGCTTGGCCGGCTGGGCGCGCGCGAGATGTCGTACAATTCGGACCTCGATCTCATTTTCGTGTACGGCGACCGCGCTGAGATTGCGGCGGACAGCCGCGAGATCGCATCGCGGATGATGCAGAAGCTGATCGCGATTTTGGAATCGCGGACGCGCGAGGGCTACGCCTACAAACTCGATTTGCGGCTGCGTCCATCGGGCAATGCGGGCCCGCTGGTGACGTCGCTAGAGGGGTTCCGCGAGTACCATCGCCAGAGTTCGGCGGTGTGGGAGCGGCAAGCGCTGGTGCGCGCGCGAGTCGTGGCGGGCGATCGCGAATTGGGGAAGCAGGTCGAAGAAGCGCGCGCGGAATTCGTTTACGGGCGCTCGCTGAGCGCGGCCGAGGTCGGCGAGATCGCCGCGATGAGAACGCGGATGCAAAATGAGATCGGCGTCGAGGACAAGACGCGGATCAATATCAAGCAGGGACGCGGCGGGTTGGTGGATGTCGAGTTTCTGGCGCAGATGATGGCGCTACGCCACGGTCATCGGCATCCGGAATTGCGGGTGCGGAACACGATGGGGCTGCTCGCGGCGCTCGATAAAATGCATCTGATCGAGCCGAAGGACGCGCGCGCGATCGAGGACGATTACCGATTTCTGTCGCGGCTGGAGAACCGGCTGCGAATCGAGAGCGATCAACCGGCGTGGGCGCTGCCGACGTCGCTCGCGGCGCTGAGACCGCTCGCGCGCCGGATGGGATTCGAGGGTGCGGACGCCCCGGAGCAGTTGATAAAGGCGCTGGCGGAGAGGCGCGATCGTATCCGCGCGATTTACGAGCGCTGCTTCACGCGCGAACAACAGGTGCCGGCTTAA
- a CDS encoding TonB-dependent siderophore receptor, with product MRRAFQLIVFGIVLIFLFAPILPASGDDSTTPQSYAAPAAKSAASSGSTATKKSPATTATPAKSAAAKPPAQKPSPQKLSPIVVTATRIPQPIADIGTTISVVEDSQIEAQKIERVENVLRQVPGLQVTQGGSPGSVTDVSIRGAPPSSTLVLIDGVEVNAGATGSFDFANLTTNNLDRIEVLRGAGGSLYGSQAIGGVINLLSREGEGAPKFTLLSEGGNRATSRQVGTVNGAQGNLSYSGALSYYSTEGYRQFNDNSDNLSTAGRLDYHLGDNTVIRGFARYTMANVSLPRFSIASGLAGAQLNTTAHQRSEFMMFKGEIEHRFSDKLLARISAFYVRQELRVNSTPYVGNPTSEIDRIPDETRGGLAEAVYTWMPGFRTVAGFDFKDRWVRSDSSSSFPPFGTFTSNFNARRQEYAGYLEQEGSFFNGHVLGTAGFRVDGNSQFGEEVSPAWSVAIPLAKISTTLRGSYSEGFRAPSFNELYFPNFGNPDLQPIISSEYDGGFTTLFGERASLTATYFSRRVHNLIVAVPAPGTLFGVEAGNAGRVDTQGVEIVPSITILKGLTLGGNVTILDQTHANASGATARPVRVAKYTASALVQYVRSGTFLPHDRITASIVDNFLGDRDDIRSTFPFAIENHPAYNRVDAVASYALGVPYRWCRNEETFVKISNMMDRQYSEAFGFPAPSINFVAGVKLDFGE from the coding sequence ATGCGGCGAGCATTTCAGCTAATCGTTTTCGGCATCGTGTTGATATTTTTATTCGCGCCGATTCTGCCGGCTAGCGGCGACGATTCGACGACGCCGCAATCTTACGCAGCGCCAGCAGCAAAAAGCGCTGCATCAAGCGGATCGACTGCGACCAAAAAATCACCCGCGACGACCGCTACGCCAGCAAAATCCGCCGCCGCGAAACCGCCCGCGCAAAAGCCGAGTCCACAAAAATTAAGTCCGATCGTCGTCACCGCCACCCGGATTCCGCAACCCATCGCCGATATCGGCACGACCATCAGCGTCGTCGAGGATTCGCAAATCGAGGCGCAGAAAATCGAGCGCGTCGAAAACGTGCTGCGGCAAGTGCCGGGCTTGCAAGTAACGCAGGGCGGTTCCCCCGGTTCGGTCACCGACGTTTCGATCCGCGGCGCGCCGCCCTCCTCGACCTTGGTGCTGATCGACGGCGTCGAGGTGAATGCCGGCGCGACCGGATCATTTGACTTCGCGAATCTCACCACCAATAACCTCGATCGCATCGAAGTATTGCGCGGCGCCGGCGGTTCGCTCTACGGCTCGCAGGCAATCGGCGGCGTGATCAATCTGCTCTCGCGCGAGGGCGAAGGCGCGCCGAAATTCACGCTGCTGTCCGAGGGCGGCAATCGCGCGACCTCCCGCCAGGTCGGCACTGTGAACGGCGCTCAGGGAAATCTCAGCTACTCGGGGGCGCTGTCGTACTACTCGACCGAAGGTTATCGCCAGTTCAACGACAACTCCGACAATCTCTCGACCGCGGGCCGCCTCGACTATCATCTCGGCGATAACACCGTGATACGCGGCTTCGCGCGCTACACGATGGCCAACGTCAGCCTGCCCCGTTTTTCGATCGCATCCGGACTCGCCGGCGCCCAGTTGAATACCACCGCCCATCAACGCAGCGAATTCATGATGTTCAAAGGTGAGATCGAGCATCGTTTCAGCGACAAACTGCTCGCGCGGATCAGCGCCTTTTATGTTCGCCAGGAATTGCGCGTAAATTCGACCCCGTACGTGGGCAATCCGACTTCCGAGATCGATCGCATTCCCGACGAGACGCGCGGCGGCCTGGCCGAGGCGGTGTACACCTGGATGCCCGGATTTCGCACCGTCGCCGGCTTCGACTTCAAGGATCGATGGGTCCGCTCCGACAGCAGTTCCTCGTTTCCGCCGTTCGGAACCTTCACCAGCAACTTCAACGCGCGCCGCCAGGAATACGCCGGCTACCTCGAGCAGGAAGGCAGCTTCTTCAATGGCCACGTTCTCGGCACCGCCGGTTTTCGCGTCGATGGCAACAGCCAGTTCGGCGAGGAAGTCAGTCCCGCGTGGTCAGTCGCGATTCCACTCGCGAAAATTTCGACGACGCTGCGCGGCAGTTACAGCGAGGGTTTCCGCGCGCCATCTTTTAACGAACTCTATTTTCCCAATTTCGGTAATCCCGATCTTCAGCCGATAATCTCGAGCGAGTATGACGGCGGCTTCACGACCCTGTTCGGCGAGCGCGCGTCGTTGACCGCGACGTATTTTTCGCGCCGCGTGCATAATCTGATCGTCGCGGTGCCCGCGCCCGGCACGCTGTTTGGCGTCGAGGCCGGCAACGCCGGCCGCGTCGATACGCAAGGCGTCGAAATCGTGCCGAGCATCACGATCCTGAAAGGCCTCACCCTCGGCGGCAACGTCACGATTCTCGATCAGACCCACGCCAACGCGAGCGGCGCGACTGCGCGTCCGGTGCGAGTCGCGAAATATACTGCGTCGGCGCTGGTGCAATACGTGCGCAGCGGAACCTTTCTTCCGCACGATCGAATCACCGCGAGCATCGTCGACAATTTCCTCGGCGATCGCGACGACATCAGATCCACGTTTCCGTTCGCCATCGAAAATCACCCGGCCTACAACCGCGTTGACGCCGTCGCTTCGTACGCGCTCGGCGTCCCGTACCGATGGTGCCGCAACGAGGAAACTTTCGTGAAAATCTCCAACATGATGGATCGCCAGTATTCCGAGGCGTTTGGCTTCCCCGCGCCGTCGATAAATTTTGTCGCGGGCGTGAAGCTCGATTTCGGAGAATGA
- the cobU gene encoding bifunctional adenosylcobinamide kinase/adenosylcobinamide-phosphate guanylyltransferase produces MYAHDSMARITLLTGGARSGKSTHALKLANSYRRKFFIATGEALDEEMTARIAFHRETRPPDFQTIEEPANVARSIEAIEGRADVVVIDCLTLWISNLMHTHNDDEPLLAEADALAAALARASFASIVVTDEVGMGIVPMHPMERRYRDLLGWTNQKIAGIADEVLLMVAGYPIRVK; encoded by the coding sequence ATGTACGCTCACGATTCGATGGCGAGGATCACGTTACTGACGGGCGGCGCGCGCAGCGGCAAAAGCACGCATGCGCTGAAACTCGCGAATTCATATCGGCGCAAGTTTTTCATCGCGACCGGAGAGGCGCTCGACGAAGAAATGACTGCGCGGATCGCGTTTCATCGGGAGACGCGGCCGCCGGATTTTCAGACAATCGAGGAGCCGGCCAATGTCGCGCGCTCGATCGAGGCGATCGAAGGCCGCGCCGACGTCGTGGTGATCGATTGCCTGACGCTGTGGATCTCGAACCTGATGCACACTCACAACGACGACGAGCCGTTGCTCGCTGAAGCGGATGCGCTGGCCGCGGCGCTTGCTCGGGCGAGTTTCGCGAGCATCGTGGTGACGGACGAAGTTGGGATGGGGATCGTGCCGATGCATCCGATGGAGCGGCGGTACCGCGATTTGCTCGGATGGACGAATCAGAAAATCGCGGGTATCGCGGATGAAGTGCTGTTGATGGTGGCGGGCTATCCGATTCGGGTTAAGTGA
- the cobS gene encoding adenosylcobinamide-GDP ribazoletransferase: MIDDDGAAPISSGVDAAPTAGFLAELQLAFSFLTILPVIDRRPASDATVTASFTWFPLVGLTLGAALCGVDWILAHVLGQVMRSVIVILFLTIITGAVHLDGLADTADALGAGRDRERALEIMRDSRLGTFGALAVFFDLSLKILALSTLTGSRRYDALIVAPMLARLAMLAIPHGMAYLRERGAGSVLLARRDIFDRRLIAALAAILLAALIGGFRTVLIAVAVVLATRWFYRRWLGGVTGDLIGAGGELVEIALLVAMTM; encoded by the coding sequence ATGATCGACGACGACGGCGCCGCGCCGATCTCCAGCGGCGTCGATGCCGCACCAACCGCCGGATTCCTCGCCGAGCTTCAACTCGCCTTTTCCTTTCTCACGATCCTGCCGGTGATCGATCGCCGCCCCGCCTCCGACGCGACCGTCACGGCGTCGTTCACGTGGTTCCCGCTGGTCGGCCTGACACTCGGCGCGGCGTTGTGCGGCGTGGACTGGATACTCGCGCATGTCCTCGGCCAGGTGATGCGCTCGGTGATCGTCATTCTTTTTCTCACGATCATCACCGGCGCCGTTCATCTCGACGGACTGGCCGACACCGCCGACGCGCTGGGTGCTGGCCGCGATCGCGAGCGCGCGCTCGAGATCATGCGCGACAGCCGGCTCGGCACGTTCGGCGCCCTCGCGGTTTTCTTCGATCTCTCGCTCAAGATTCTCGCCCTCTCGACGCTCACCGGTTCGCGCCGCTACGACGCCCTGATCGTCGCGCCGATGCTTGCTCGATTGGCGATGCTCGCGATCCCGCATGGCATGGCTTACTTGCGCGAGCGGGGCGCGGGTTCCGTGCTGCTCGCACGCCGCGACATTTTCGATCGCAGACTCATCGCCGCCCTTGCCGCGATTTTGCTGGCGGCGCTGATCGGTGGCTTCAGAACCGTGTTGATTGCTGTCGCCGTTGTGCTCGCGACGCGATGGTTCTATCGGCGATGGCTCGGCGGCGTGACCGGTGACTTGATTGGCGCTGGCGGCGAACTGGTCGAGATTGCGCTGCTTGTCGCAATGACGATGTAA
- the cobT gene encoding nicotinate-nucleotide--dimethylbenzimidazole phosphoribosyltransferase, translating to MSLLNQTIAAIRPLDNEAAWAADARLNSLTKPPGSLGHLEEIVRRYASIRRDSSASFTRGAIAVFVADHGVADENVSAFPQAVTVEMLRNLSNGGAAICVLARRFGYALKIIDVGVRTDTSATPLRDVSYRRIGAGTQNFTSGPAMTHAQATRALETGIEVARELAGSGASLIGIGEMGIANSTSAAALLSAITEIAPDQIVGRGTGLDDAGIRHKIEVVAHALEIHRDTFESRDDAGLAILVALGGFEIAAMAGVCLAGASLDIPVVVDGFIATAAAAVALQFYPRQFEHLFFSHRSSEGGHALVLDHLKVRPILDLDLRLGEGTGAALAMNLIESALDLFHHMATFAGAGVSDKIR from the coding sequence ATGTCACTACTCAACCAAACCATCGCTGCGATTCGCCCGCTCGACAATGAGGCCGCATGGGCGGCAGACGCGCGGCTCAATTCGCTGACCAAGCCGCCGGGCAGCCTCGGCCACCTCGAGGAAATCGTCCGCCGCTACGCGTCGATTCGCCGCGACAGTTCCGCGAGCTTCACTCGCGGCGCAATCGCGGTCTTCGTCGCCGATCACGGCGTCGCCGACGAGAACGTGAGCGCGTTTCCGCAAGCCGTCACGGTCGAGATGCTGCGCAATCTCAGCAACGGCGGCGCCGCGATCTGCGTGCTCGCGCGGCGATTCGGCTACGCGCTGAAAATCATCGATGTAGGCGTGAGGACCGACACCAGTGCAACGCCACTGCGCGATGTCAGTTATCGGCGAATAGGCGCGGGCACACAAAATTTCACGAGCGGTCCTGCGATGACGCACGCACAAGCGACGCGCGCTCTCGAGACGGGTATCGAAGTCGCGCGCGAACTCGCCGGCAGCGGCGCCAGCTTGATCGGAATCGGCGAGATGGGTATCGCGAACAGCACTTCCGCCGCCGCACTGCTCTCGGCGATCACCGAAATCGCGCCAGATCAGATCGTCGGCCGCGGCACCGGCCTCGACGACGCCGGCATCCGGCACAAGATTGAAGTTGTCGCGCACGCCCTGGAGATTCATCGCGATACGTTCGAATCGCGCGACGACGCCGGCCTCGCGATCCTCGTCGCGCTCGGCGGCTTCGAAATCGCTGCGATGGCGGGCGTGTGTCTCGCCGGCGCTTCGCTCGATATCCCGGTCGTCGTCGATGGCTTCATCGCGACTGCTGCCGCCGCCGTAGCTCTTCAATTCTACCCTCGACAGTTCGAGCATCTTTTTTTCAGCCATCGCTCGTCCGAGGGCGGACACGCACTCGTGCTCGATCATTTGAAAGTGCGCCCGATTCTCGACCTCGATCTGAGGCTCGGCGAGGGAACCGGCGCGGCGCTTGCGATGAACCTGATCGAGTCGGCGCTCGACCTGTTCCATCACATGGCGACCTTTGCCGGCGCCGGCGTCTCCGACAAAATCCGATGA
- the bluB gene encoding 5,6-dimethylbenzimidazole synthase, which produces MNSGGRRSRRSRNEFSDSLKRGLYETIFRRRDIRQFNDDPIPDEVLARILIAAHHAASVGFTQPWDFIIVRDRDRRRRVKEIFEAERARNAADFTGARRKKFLSLKLEGILEAPLNLIVTCKPDRFGPGVLGKTSIRDVEIYSACLAVENLWLAARAEGIGVGWVSIMRNDALAEIFGIPRDVIPVAYLCLGYVDEFPERPTLATAEWASRLPPRTLIHLDSWNGEPKNDPHQSAARELKSKIDDPSIWRAILPADSID; this is translated from the coding sequence ATGAATTCCGGCGGCCGACGTTCGCGGCGGAGTCGCAACGAGTTCAGCGATTCGCTCAAGCGCGGACTCTACGAAACGATCTTTCGCCGCCGCGATATCCGCCAGTTCAACGACGATCCGATTCCCGATGAAGTGCTCGCGCGAATATTGATCGCGGCGCATCATGCGGCCAGCGTCGGTTTCACGCAACCGTGGGATTTCATCATCGTGCGCGATCGCGATCGTCGCCGCCGCGTCAAGGAAATTTTCGAAGCCGAGCGCGCAAGGAATGCTGCCGATTTCACCGGCGCGCGCCGCAAGAAGTTTCTCTCGCTCAAGCTCGAAGGAATCCTCGAAGCGCCGCTGAATCTGATCGTCACCTGCAAGCCCGATCGATTCGGTCCCGGCGTGCTCGGCAAGACCAGCATCCGCGACGTCGAGATCTATTCCGCCTGCCTCGCGGTCGAGAACCTGTGGCTCGCTGCGCGCGCGGAAGGAATCGGCGTCGGATGGGTGAGTATCATGCGCAACGACGCGCTTGCCGAAATCTTTGGAATTCCGCGCGATGTAATCCCCGTCGCATATCTTTGTCTCGGCTACGTCGATGAATTTCCCGAGCGGCCAACTCTCGCGACCGCTGAATGGGCCAGCAGATTGCCGCCGCGAACCTTGATTCATCTCGATTCGTGGAACGGCGAGCCTAAGAATGACCCGCACCAGTCTGCGGCGCGGGAGCTGAAGTCAAAGATCGATGATCCGTCGATCTGGCGCGCGATCCTTCCCGCCGATTCCATCGACTAA
- the tpx gene encoding thiol peroxidase — translation MAEERTGAVTMRGNPMTLIGPELKVGQKAPSFNVVGKGLQPATLDQFKGKVKVITTIPSIDTPVCDAETRRFNEEASKLPGDVEILSVSMDLPFAQARWCGAAGVDKITTLSDWRSASFGTSYGALIKELHLLARCVFVVDKNDNVTYVEYVKEVANQPNYEAALEAARKAAAA, via the coding sequence ATGGCGGAAGAACGCACTGGCGCCGTTACGATGCGGGGCAACCCGATGACGCTCATCGGTCCCGAACTCAAGGTCGGCCAGAAGGCCCCCAGCTTCAACGTGGTCGGCAAGGGCCTGCAGCCCGCGACGCTCGACCAGTTCAAGGGCAAGGTCAAGGTCATCACCACGATTCCGTCGATCGATACGCCGGTCTGCGACGCCGAAACGCGCCGCTTCAACGAGGAAGCGTCGAAGCTGCCTGGTGACGTCGAGATCTTGAGCGTCTCGATGGATCTGCCGTTTGCGCAGGCGCGATGGTGTGGGGCGGCCGGCGTCGATAAAATCACGACGCTGAGCGATTGGCGGAGCGCCAGCTTCGGCACCAGTTACGGCGCGCTGATCAAGGAACTGCATCTGCTCGCGCGATGCGTCTTCGTCGTCGATAAGAATGACAACGTCACTTACGTCGAGTACGTGAAGGAAGTCGCCAACCAGCCCAACTACGAGGCCGCGCTCGAGGCGGCCAGGAAAGCCGCCGCGGCTTGA